A stretch of Deltaproteobacteria bacterium DNA encodes these proteins:
- a CDS encoding FHA domain-containing protein: MAQGKAALTVTAGSNQGDTLSLELGYCRLIGRHLSESETALIDRDGNRILDGNAGDIISDHLQERAPSNTTQAPNFSPSTFERGPDMIFQDNSISRAHAMIFYDAEGFGIIDLASTNGVELNGSAVTSALVKDGDAITLGKTTLQVAITA, translated from the coding sequence ATGGCACAAGGCAAAGCGGCTTTAACCGTTACTGCGGGATCCAATCAGGGCGACACGTTAAGCTTGGAGTTGGGATATTGCCGATTAATTGGCCGTCACCTCTCAGAATCTGAAACGGCTCTTATCGACAGAGACGGTAATCGAATTCTTGATGGAAACGCCGGAGATATCATTTCGGACCACCTCCAAGAGCGGGCACCAAGCAATACGACCCAAGCGCCGAACTTTAGTCCCAGTACATTTGAGCGTGGCCCGGATATGATTTTCCAGGACAACTCAATCTCACGCGCTCATGCAATGATCTTCTACGATGCCGAAGGCTTTGGAATTATTGATCTGGCCAGTACAAACGGCGTGGAACTCAATGGTTCAGCGGTCACATCAGCTTTGGTTAAAGATGGAGATGCCATCACCCTTGGTAAAACCACGCTCCAAGTTGCTATCACTGCTTAA